TTCtgatggaaatcgataggctATCTGTTAGAGGCGGATTAGTTAAAAGTCTTCTCTTATGCTGAAGTAACTCTTAGGGCTTTAAAGGACGTTAGCTAGGAGAATAAAGTGCATAGGGACTTGCGAGATCTAAGAGACCTATGGAACACGACTGACACTGAATTACAACAGAGGGTCGACTCAGTCTTAACAACATTCCAGTTTGAAgtctggtagtaggctagtgtttgtatcgGCTTAAGACAATGtccaaaactagactaggtctacGGGGTTTTATGCACATTGCaattttcctagttaacaaaatttcgggtggcttgtgttatttcttttccacattatattgtttatctttatagtgAGAACATCACAACTAGTAGGTCAAACAATCTAAAAGGTTTTTAAGCTCAAACTCTATACAACATACAAGACTTGCTCTTGTGAATTCGTATCTTGATATATTGATTACAAGGTTGttcttgttagaattcagattatgtacagttcggttacatatTAGGTTGATTCTTGGATACTAATTTTTTAGATCGTCTAAGTAAACTTGTCTGCAAATCAGGTACAAGGATATTTATTGTTTATCTATACTTACTGattgtaacaagtttgtcaatacaaatttccaaacgaaaaagttggtggtgtacttggtaccctctccttttccaTAGCTTTCAATTGAATTCAAAACCTTTGATATTCCCACCTAGTTCTTGATCATTTAAAGGGTTATAGCCATGAAGTATTAACAGGTTCCCATCAACACTCCATGGAGTTTCATCAAATGCCTTGTTAAGTGTTACCCAATCTTTAAAATTAAACACCACGTTGTTCGGGTCAATTTAAAAAAACTTGTAGTTTAACAGGAGGTATGAATGCTCAAGTTTTTCGCATATGCTTTTCTACATCTTTATGAACCACGTTTCCTTCAATCATTATATTACCTATTAATAGATCTCCCACTGGGAATTACCTTTTCTTTCAGTTTCCTTGGGGTGATGAATTATAGCTTTCGATATTGCTCATAACTCCACAGTGACATTCTTGAACGTGTTAGCTAGATCTATAACACTGTTTTTCTATTTTTTGCCGCAATTGGAAAATATTTGAAACTTGAAATTGATATTATCATGAACGGGGTGTTGTTATGTCTAACAAGGGTTCCATTAGGATTTTGGGTTAGGGTTATGGAAATTTCCTTCCAAAACTTCGGCAGTCCAGCATGATTCTTGAAATGAAACATCTTTAACATAATAGGAGTGTAGGTAACTGATGTTtgaccaaagaagaagaagagatgatatattttgaatttgtaataatttttatggtAAATGTGGTTGCGAAGAAAATCAGATTACTTCTTTCTGATTTGGATCCAATTATGAACTTCATTATCCTTGTAACGATGGATTCCACCAAGAACACCTAGGGCCGTCTTAGATGGGAGGTATTCTAGGCGAGTGCCTAGAGCCCCAAATTTTTGGGGaccctctttctttcttttcttgttaatAGTTAGTTTGTGACATTTACAAGTGTTTTGAAAGCATTTATCAATATAGTTATGCATTTATAATTGTTTCTAAATGTTTAGTAATAACTATAACTGTTATTAATCTTTTCATTCTGGAAATAAGTAGCAAGTTTTTCACATATTTTACGCCAAATAGCAAATTTATAATCCAAAGTCTAACCAAAATGTAGATGATAAAACTTAGGCGACTTTCAACCATAAAGCCGAATCCAAATTTTCATTTTAAATATGTTAATTTATCTTCTTTTGAGTTAAAATTTGAGTCTTATTCTTAAATTGGTAACCTATAAAAAGCCTATAATTTAAGTTCGCCTAAAGAACCCCAAATTTATAAGACGGCCCCGACTTCTGCAGGCTTCTTTTGCAACAACATCAACCCTATAGCCATAGCCGATAACAACGCAAACACAACCTGTAAACACATTAGGGATTTAGTAAGACATTTTGAATTGGAGAGAAGGTAAGAAATGTATCTTAAAACAAAAACGTGAGAGAACAAAATCAACCTTCATAAAAAACCAACTACTTAAAATGAGCacaaatttcatgaagattaAGAAGCTGATAATACACACGAAAATACTAGGGAAAATGCAGAACCCAAAGAAGTTATCAAAAAACAAGTCGACTCATATTTCGCCCGTTTCTCTACTGAACTCAAGTATTGATGCCGGCGGCCTGGCGCCATGTGATCAACCTGCTTAAAACAAGTGTAAACGGAGTGTCAATGTAATTATAAGAAGTAGCAGAAAGAAACAACAGATAGATAAGATTTTATATTACGATTTTTGCCACTCGTCGTTTCTCTTACAAACACATGAAAAAAAAGGAATCTCTTTTATTCCAAAAGctttctctcctttttttttttttctctttccaatttcttcttcttcaccacagaaatttctagggtttgataATATTATCTGTACTTCAATTGGTATAGCTGATTTCACCTGAAAGTTAGGAGAATTGGGGTTTAAGTGGTATAATTCAATTCAAAAGTTCTTCTCTGTATGTAGCTCATAGAATTAGGGGGGAAATTATAAAAATAGAGGATCTTTTTCAGTTACTATGGTTCCTACAAGATTTGCATGGCCTTATGGTGGTCATCAAGTATTCTTAAGTGGTTCATTCACTAGGTAAACACTTACTTtgcttcaaatttttttttttttttggtaatttgaaaccctaatttggtgatTAAATTTGGGTGTTTTGTGTTGAATTAGGTGGACTGATCATTATTTAATGACACCAGTTGAAGGATCATCAACTGTTTTTCAAGCTATTTATAATCTTGAACCGGGTTATCATCAGGTTTGAATTTTGACTTTTGTTGGACGATTTATTTGGTTAAGTCAAACATTTTATTGAGGATGATGTACATATTGACATGATCACATGCATGCAAGCTTGACAGAAGCTAAAACTCTttgttgtttgacgacttgttcGCTTTGTATGTCTGATAGTTGAAATATTATTGGTTCAAGCAGTGTACTAGTAGACTTGTGTGAATGACAACTGATAGAAAGTCAGGAGAAGGTAGCTAATGATCAATGATAAAACTTGAACGTTCGCCCCACATTCATGTAGAGCCCCTAAGCCATGTCATTCTAAGATTGACTTTCTCCACATTTCACTGTTGTCTCTGGAGACTTGATCTTTGGACTAGCTTGCTGAGCTACTTGTATCTTCTCCCTGCTCTGTTTAATTATCAGCATATCACTTTGTTATTTACTAATTTACAAGTACGCTTGTGTGAATCACAACTGATAGTATATAAGGAGAGGGTATCTAATGATCAATGCTAGGAATGATGTGTGGATGTGTTGGTACACTTGAAGGGGTGCTGCATGGGCTGATTTTTGGTGAAGTTTTAGTCCTAAACACGAGATCATACATCAACCTTTTTGGGATGTTTTCATTAGTTTTTCATGGGATTTTAAGACTAGTAAAGGTTGCTCAAGACCTTCCTCTCTGAAAAACTCGACTAATCTCTTGTTGGGCCAAATCCGTGGAGAACCCTTGGGGCGTGGCATTTTCATATTGACAGTTCCACATTTCATTGTTGCCTGTGGGGACTTGTTCATAGGACTAGCTTGCTGAGCTATTTGTACCTTCTGTTTGCAGTATAAATTCCTGGTTGATGGAGTATGGCGACTCGATGAACAACAACCATATGTTACTGATGAGCACGGAATTGTGAATAATATAATACTCGTGAAGGAGCCTGAACTCGTGTCTTCGGTTTTGCGTTTAGAGTCTTGCAATTCTGATTCAAGCATGGAGCTTGATAATGGCTTCTTTAGGCACCCGGTCAGTTAACAAGAAGCTTATTTGCtttaaattaataataatatatgTTAATCTACATTCGCGCATTTAACTGGCTGTCCCTTGTACCAACCAGGCTTCAGTCTCAGGTGGCACACATCGAGATCCAGCACTACAAATTCCTGATAGTGAGATACACGCTTTTCGTCGTCACATCACGTTATTATTGTCGAGATATACAGCATATGAATTGCTTCCTGAGTCAGGCAAGGTTCGCATAATTTTCAACTGCTTTGCTCGTTTTTAATTACGTTCGATCATCTCTTTCGGATCAATTTGATTAAATATATAATTGATATATTTGTGTAAAAATTCAGGTTATTGCATTGGATATTAAGTTGCCCGTAAAACAAGCATTTCATATAATGTATGAGCAGGTATGACTGTTTTCTTCTTTAGTTTGATTTGCCTCTTCTCCAACTTCCCCGTGACTAAGAATAGAAGTTCTACTAGTGGATttgggaaaaataaaaatagaagagaaaatcAGTAGTGAGTAGAGCCTTCAAATGTTTGAATTGTATTAGTAAACCACGTGTAACATCTGTGCTTGTTTCATCAACATCTTGGATTCTGTTATAAAGGAAAAGTCAAGTGATTTGTGGCTTTGAACTTGTTAGATGACATATTCTACGACTATAAGGACTGTGCTTATCAAAGTTAAAGAGATAAACTTGTGAGAATGAACATCCTGCTATAAGTAGACAAAGACAAAGCAGAAAGGACAGTTCGACCTCCTAACATGAAAAGTGATACATTATTTTTGTGATACTGAACAGTAAATTTCAAAGACTGTAACCTTATTTGTCCTTCTTAATTACAACTCTATTAAGGGAATTTTGTCCGGATGTCAAAAGGATTTATCTGTTTTACTTCAGGGGCTTGTTTCCGTGCCTATTCGGGATGACTTGAATGGGCAGTTTTCTGGAATGTTGTCTGCTTCTGACTTCATTTTGATTCTAATGGAGGTAACATCGCTACACTATAGTTTTCGTGCTGTTATAGTCATTTTTCCTATTGTTATTCTATTTGAGAGGTTAGAATATTAGACTTAGCCTACATGTGGTGCAGTTGCATAACAATGGATCTATGCTGACCGATGAAGAGCTTGAAACACACACCGTTTTTGCTTGGAAAGAGGGAAAATATCAACTCAACAGAGAACCCGATGGTTCTGTAGAACAGCTTCCTGGGAGGCCTTTAATCCAAGTAAGATGACATTCCATTTACTCTATAAAGTTGTTTTTTTGGCACAAAACCTGCATGATATTGTTGTCattctttgccaattttttttatattgtaCCTCAAGATTCAAGAGGGAAGATATTTTTGCTTTTATATAGGAATATGCTGATACTTTTGTTATTGAATCATGAAACCTCTCTTGGTCTAATATTTGGTGAGTAACATATCCTCTTAGCACGATGTACACAAATTTTCAGTTTGGTCCATGGTTTATTCAGCGGTTTATTCTTTGCTTTGTCTTTTATGCTTGGGGTTTAGCATATATATGTGAGATGTTGGCTTTAGATGGAGTACAAAAGGAATGTGATTTTTGTGGACGATGACGTTGTTTTATCTAGATTGTGGTTTGATGATCTAGTTTGCATCTGCAGGCTGACCCACATGAATCTCTAAAAGATGTAGCTCTGAAGATtgttcataataaaatttccgcaGTTCCTATCATTCATAAACTAGAAGACGGGTCCATGCCTCAGTTGCTGCATCTCGCTTGTCTGCCTGGAATTTTAAAACGTATGCATTCTAGCATTTTGCTATCATGGTTTTGTACTTCAGTTTTCACGGACATCATTCTTCGGGGTCATGGCATGTGATTTATGTTCTCTACAAAATTTTCAGATATTTGTAGGCATTTTAGACATTCCCCTGGAACTTTGCCTCTTCTTCAGCAACCGGTTGGTAGGCTCTGTTTGGGCTCATCGATGCAGAAAGTTGGCGTGTCAACTAGTTCTCGGCTGACAATGTTGCGGCCCAATGATCCTCTAAGCTCTGCGCTTACTCTACTAATTGAGGGTACTTGTTATTGGTagcttattatgtcatttctgtaCTCGAGTCAGCTCTCCCGTTTTATGAATTTAAGTTGTATGCTTTCTCTGTAGATCAAGTAAGCTCCATACCCATTGTGGATGATAATGGGTCACTGCTGGACGTGTACAGCCGGAGGTAAACTTTGTTTTGTAATTACTCCACATGTCGCTATATGTTGGAAGTTTTGGTGTAATTGTTTTTGTCCTGCAACTTGCCTTTTGTCATCTTCTTTAGACATGATTAGTGGTGATTTTAACTGTTGTATTTGCAGCGATATTACTTCATTAGCAAAAGATAGTGCATATGCTCATGTTCGGCTTGATCAAACAAGTATTCATCAAGTAAGTGTGTATTTTGTTGCCTATTATAATGTGTTTATTATAATATCACGGCCAACACTTGGTGTACTCATCATTCCCCCACATTCTACCCTCAAAAAGAAGCCAACTGACTATATTATCCCTCTTGCCTTAGAACCACGCACAAGGAACCATTGCATGGTCAAAATCATGCCAATACCTCTGTTTTTCATAGTAGTCATTTTCATTGGTTTCTCTTTCTCCCTACTGCCTACTGAGTGGTATGACCTTCAAAAAGGCCTTGTAAGCTACTACAATCTATATACCCGGGAACTCTTCATGGTCTTTAACTTCTGGCATTGTATGTCTTTCCAGTCTATAATTGTATAAGGATTCATTGCCCCATATACTGTCAGCACAATATTATCAGCTCTCCATCCTCATACCTGGGTCATCTACGACTTGTTGTAGAACATTTGCTTGATAGTCTTGTCCATTCAATTTTCAGGCCTTGCAACTGTTTTACGAGGCAACTGGTGCTGTTAACGCCTACAAACATTGCACCACATGCTTGAATTCTGATTCGTTGCATGAGATTATGGAGCGTCTCTCTGATCCAGGTATATAATCTTGTCACGTCGTCGTTTCTGCGTGCATGAGTTCATTGTAGCTTTACGTATTGTTAATGTTATCATGTGATCCAATAGTTGTTGCtatttcctttttgtttttggTTCCAGCGGTGAGGCGGCTTATTGTAGTTGAGGCAGGAAGCAAACGCGTGGAAGGAATAATCTCACTGAGAGATGTATTTAATTTTCTGCTTGGCTGAATTTCTTCTGTAAATTCTCTCTTAGTAGACATTCAATTTTTGTCCATTTTCTTCGATTCAAAGGGAGAATAATCTTCTAATTAGATCAATCaagtaaaagaaaaacaaaataaaacaatcatTGTTATGTATAAAAATGTCGTTCAACTGTTCAACAAATGAAATATAGATTCCCTTAACACCCCTTTGAAAGGCGGGCAGAACGGGGGCAACTGAACTTTTGTGTTACTTCCTTGCAACTCCAATTCCATGGGATGCGGGAACGGGTTTTCTCCTTGCACTCAGAAACTGCAGTGTGGCTGTTCACCAGGTAAGTAGCACGATCCACTGATAGTAATATAACTTGAAGTCGGGTGTAAAAAGTAGAATTATTAGAACTTGGTTTTAGCAAATAACCATTTTTTGGCTCCTGGTTATCAGTATAGCTAGTGACATGGTAACCAGTGACAAAAATCGTGAACGGCAGGATTCGAACCTGCGCGGGCAGAGCCCACATGATTTCTAGTCATGCCCAATAACCACTCCGGCACGTCCACTTTTATATTGTATGAGTTGGAGTATTTTAATTCCAGATTGGATTCCTTCTCATCATGCTTGCACCATGTTCGTTATTGTCTGTTTAGTAAGTTAATACTTATTTTTGTGCTAATAGTCTGGTTTTTGTTGTTTACTCTCCCTAAAAGTCATAATAAGAGTCATAACCCACTCGAATGGTAAAAGAGACTGCTGATGTTGTAAAGTTGTTTGGCCAACTCTATTAATGGAAAGCAGGACCCATTCCCCTCACTCCCTTACCTCACTTGCCTAGTTGCTTTCTACATATATTTTACTTattcttctttagactttgttgctgttgtttttatttattgtttctttctttttactAGCTTTAATCTCCAATTTCTCATATTTTATCCCCCTGTTGCTACTTCGAATAATTTCTTCATTTACTCGTTCACTCACTGTCTCTTCTTTTACGAATAAGAATCACGTTGTTATCTTCAGAGAAGAGTTAAGAGTAGGAGTGTGTAACTTAATTGGACAGTAGATGCCTTTCTAGTAGGGTAGTAAAGTCATCTCTACTAATGTCGTCGTTAGGTGG
This genomic stretch from Papaver somniferum cultivar HN1 chromosome 5, ASM357369v1, whole genome shotgun sequence harbors:
- the LOC113281231 gene encoding sucrose nonfermenting 4-like protein, producing MVPTRFAWPYGGHQVFLSGSFTRWTDHYLMTPVEGSSTVFQAIYNLEPGYHQYKFLVDGVWRLDEQQPYVTDEHGIVNNIILVKEPELVSSVLRLESCNSDSSMELDNGFFRHPASVSGGTHRDPALQIPDSEIHAFRRHITLLLSRYTAYELLPESGKVIALDIKLPVKQAFHIMYEQGLVSVPIRDDLNGQFSGMLSASDFILILMELHNNGSMLTDEELETHTVFAWKEGKYQLNREPDGSVEQLPGRPLIQADPHESLKDVALKIVHNKISAVPIIHKLEDGSMPQLLHLACLPGILKHICRHFRHSPGTLPLLQQPVGRLCLGSSMQKVGVSTSSRLTMLRPNDPLSSALTLLIEDQVSSIPIVDDNGSLLDVYSRSDITSLAKDSAYAHVRLDQTSIHQALQLFYEATGAVNAYKHCTTCLNSDSLHEIMERLSDPAVRRLIVVEAGSKRVEGIISLRDVFNFLLG